The Saccopteryx leptura isolate mSacLep1 chromosome 2, mSacLep1_pri_phased_curated, whole genome shotgun sequence genome has a window encoding:
- the TRMT2A gene encoding tRNA (uracil-5-)-methyltransferase homolog A isoform X4 → MNDKGPGPMEGCGQDSGSALGISAAPAPHEEKEKEEGAGAAAESGPQPGLYSYIRDDLFTSEIFKLELQNVPRHASFSDVHRFLGRFGLQPHKTKLFGQPPCAFVTFRSAAERDKALRVLHGALWKGRPLSVRLARPKADPMARKRQREDESEPPATCVADVVTPLWTVPYAEQLDRKRLDCEQVLQKLAKEIGSTNRALLPWLLSQRHKHNKACCPLEGVRPSPQQTEYRNKCEFLVGVGVDGEDNTVGCRLGKYKDGTCAVAAPFDTMHIPEATKQVVKAFQEFIRSTPYSAYNPETYSGHWKQLTVRTSRRGQAMAIAYFHPQKLNAEELAGLKASLAQHFVAGPGKASGVTCLYFMKEGQRKTPSQEGLPLEHVAGDRYIHEDLLGLTFQISPHAFFQVNTPAAEVLYTIIQDWAQLDAESTVLDVCCGTGTIGLALARKVKKVVGIELCQEAVEDARVNAHNNELSNVEFHCGRAEDLVPALVSKLASQQLVAILDPPRAGLHSKVILAVRRAENLKQLLYVSCNPRAAMGNFVDLCRAPSNRVKGTPFRPVKAVAVDLFPQTPHCEMLILFERVEHPNGTETLKPQDPPTQHSPAPSDETQKEVGPSSS, encoded by the exons ATGAATGACAAG GGCCCGGGGCCAATGGAGGGCTGCGGCCAGGACAGCGGCAGTGCTCTGGGCATttctgcagccccagccccccacgaagagaaggaaaaggaagagggggcTGGGGCAGCCGCAGAGTCAGGGCCTCAGCCTGGGCTCTACAGCTACATCAGGGACGACTTGTTCACTTCGGAGATCTTCAAGTTGGAGTTGCAAAACGTGCCACGTCATGCCAGCTTCAGTGATGTCCATCGCTTTCTGGGCCGCTTTGGCCTACAACCCCATAAGACCAAACTTTTTGGCCAACCTCCTTGTGCATTTGTGACATTCCGCAGCGCTGCTGAGCGAGACAAGGCCTTGCGTGTGCTGCACGGTGCCCTCTGGAAAGGCCGCCCTCTCAGTGTGCGCCTGGCCAGGCCCAAGGCTGATCCCATGGCCAGAAAGAGGCAGCGTGAGGATGAGAGTGAGCCTCCAGCCACATGCGTGGCCGATGTAGTGACCCCTCTTTGGACTGTGCCGTATGCTGAGCAGCTTGATCGGAAGCGGCTAGACTGTGAACAGGTGCTGCAGAAACTTGCCAA GGAAATTGGGAGCACCAACCGTGCACTGCTGCCCTGGCTGCTCTCACAGAGGCACAAACACAACAAAGCCTGCTGCCCACTGGAGGGAGTCAGGCCGTCACCCCAGCAG ACCGAGTATCGTAACAAGTGTGAGTTTCTGGTGGGTGTCGGTGTGGATGGGGAAGACAACACTGTCGGCTGCCGGCTAGGAAAGTACAAGGACGGAACATGTGCTGTGGCAGCCCCCTTTGACACCATGCACATCCCTGAGGCCACCAAGCAGGTGGTGAAGgccttccaggaatttatccg GTCTACTCCGTACTCAGCATACAACCCAGAGACATACTCAGGCCACTGGAAGCAGCTGACTGTGCGTACCAGCCGCCGCGGGCAAGCCATGGCCATTGCCTACTTCCACCCTCAG AAACTGAATGCTGAGGAGCTGGCAGGACTAAAGGCTTCCTTGGCACAGCACTTTGTAGCAGGGCCAGGCAAGGCCAGTGGGGTGACCTGCCTCTACTTCATGAAGGAGGGACAGCG AAAGACTCCCAGCCAGGAGGGCCTGCCCCTAGAGCATGTGGCTGGGGACCGGTACATCCACGAAGACCTGCTGGGGTTGACCTTCCAAATCTCCCCTCATGCCTTCTTCCAG GTGAACACCCCAGCTGCTGAGGTGCTGTACACCATCATCCAGGATTGGGCCCAGCTGGACGCAGAGAGCACAGTGCTGGATGTGTGCTGCGGCACTGGCACCATTGGCCTGGCCCTAGCCCGG AAAGTGAAGAAAGTCGTAGGGATTGAGCTGTGCCAGGAGGCTGTGGAGGATGCCCGGGTGAACGCCCACAACAATG AGCTGAGCAATGTAGAGTTTCACTGTGGGAGAGCAGAGGACCTGGTGCCTGCCCTGGTGAGCAAACTGGCCTCTCAGCAGCTTGTTGCCATCCTGGACCCACCCCGTGCTGGCCTCC ATTCCAAAGTGATTCTAGCTGTCCGCAGAGCTGAGAACCTCAAGCAGCTGCTATATGTCTCCTGCAACCCTCGGGCAGCTATGGGCAACTTTGTGGA CCTCTGCAGAGCCCCATCTAACCGGGTGAAGGGTACCCCCTTCCGTCCAGTCAAGGCTGTAGCTGTGGACCTGTTCCCGCAGACACCACATTGTGAGATGCTCATCTTATTTGAGAGGGTGGAGCACCCCAATGGCACAGAGACCCTGAAGCCCCAGGACCCTCCAACCCAGCACTCACCAGCACCCTCAGATGAAACCCAGAAGGAAGTCGGGCCATCCTCTTCCTAG
- the TRMT2A gene encoding tRNA (uracil-5-)-methyltransferase homolog A isoform X3 → MNDKVDSEGPGPMEGCGQDSGSALGISAAPAPHEEKEKEEGAGAAAESGPQPGLYSYIRDDLFTSEIFKLELQNVPRHASFSDVHRFLGRFGLQPHKTKLFGQPPCAFVTFRSAAERDKALRVLHGALWKGRPLSVRLARPKADPMARKRQREDESEPPATCVADVVTPLWTVPYAEQLDRKRLDCEQVLQKLAKEIGSTNRALLPWLLSQRHKHNKACCPLEGVRPSPQQTEYRNKCEFLVGVGVDGEDNTVGCRLGKYKDGTCAVAAPFDTMHIPEATKQVVKAFQEFIRSTPYSAYNPETYSGHWKQLTVRTSRRGQAMAIAYFHPQKLNAEELAGLKASLAQHFVAGPGKASGVTCLYFMKEGQRKTPSQEGLPLEHVAGDRYIHEDLLGLTFQISPHAFFQVNTPAAEVLYTIIQDWAQLDAESTVLDVCCGTGTIGLALARKVKKVVGIELCQEAVEDARVNAHNNELSNVEFHCGRAEDLVPALVSKLASQQLVAILDPPRAGLHSKVILAVRRAENLKQLLYVSCNPRAAMGNFVDLCRAPSNRVKGTPFRPVKAVAVDLFPQTPHCEMLILFERVEHPNGTETLKPQDPPTQHSPAPSDETQKEVGPSSS, encoded by the exons ATGAATGACAAGGTCGACAGCGAA GGCCCGGGGCCAATGGAGGGCTGCGGCCAGGACAGCGGCAGTGCTCTGGGCATttctgcagccccagccccccacgaagagaaggaaaaggaagagggggcTGGGGCAGCCGCAGAGTCAGGGCCTCAGCCTGGGCTCTACAGCTACATCAGGGACGACTTGTTCACTTCGGAGATCTTCAAGTTGGAGTTGCAAAACGTGCCACGTCATGCCAGCTTCAGTGATGTCCATCGCTTTCTGGGCCGCTTTGGCCTACAACCCCATAAGACCAAACTTTTTGGCCAACCTCCTTGTGCATTTGTGACATTCCGCAGCGCTGCTGAGCGAGACAAGGCCTTGCGTGTGCTGCACGGTGCCCTCTGGAAAGGCCGCCCTCTCAGTGTGCGCCTGGCCAGGCCCAAGGCTGATCCCATGGCCAGAAAGAGGCAGCGTGAGGATGAGAGTGAGCCTCCAGCCACATGCGTGGCCGATGTAGTGACCCCTCTTTGGACTGTGCCGTATGCTGAGCAGCTTGATCGGAAGCGGCTAGACTGTGAACAGGTGCTGCAGAAACTTGCCAA GGAAATTGGGAGCACCAACCGTGCACTGCTGCCCTGGCTGCTCTCACAGAGGCACAAACACAACAAAGCCTGCTGCCCACTGGAGGGAGTCAGGCCGTCACCCCAGCAG ACCGAGTATCGTAACAAGTGTGAGTTTCTGGTGGGTGTCGGTGTGGATGGGGAAGACAACACTGTCGGCTGCCGGCTAGGAAAGTACAAGGACGGAACATGTGCTGTGGCAGCCCCCTTTGACACCATGCACATCCCTGAGGCCACCAAGCAGGTGGTGAAGgccttccaggaatttatccg GTCTACTCCGTACTCAGCATACAACCCAGAGACATACTCAGGCCACTGGAAGCAGCTGACTGTGCGTACCAGCCGCCGCGGGCAAGCCATGGCCATTGCCTACTTCCACCCTCAG AAACTGAATGCTGAGGAGCTGGCAGGACTAAAGGCTTCCTTGGCACAGCACTTTGTAGCAGGGCCAGGCAAGGCCAGTGGGGTGACCTGCCTCTACTTCATGAAGGAGGGACAGCG AAAGACTCCCAGCCAGGAGGGCCTGCCCCTAGAGCATGTGGCTGGGGACCGGTACATCCACGAAGACCTGCTGGGGTTGACCTTCCAAATCTCCCCTCATGCCTTCTTCCAG GTGAACACCCCAGCTGCTGAGGTGCTGTACACCATCATCCAGGATTGGGCCCAGCTGGACGCAGAGAGCACAGTGCTGGATGTGTGCTGCGGCACTGGCACCATTGGCCTGGCCCTAGCCCGG AAAGTGAAGAAAGTCGTAGGGATTGAGCTGTGCCAGGAGGCTGTGGAGGATGCCCGGGTGAACGCCCACAACAATG AGCTGAGCAATGTAGAGTTTCACTGTGGGAGAGCAGAGGACCTGGTGCCTGCCCTGGTGAGCAAACTGGCCTCTCAGCAGCTTGTTGCCATCCTGGACCCACCCCGTGCTGGCCTCC ATTCCAAAGTGATTCTAGCTGTCCGCAGAGCTGAGAACCTCAAGCAGCTGCTATATGTCTCCTGCAACCCTCGGGCAGCTATGGGCAACTTTGTGGA CCTCTGCAGAGCCCCATCTAACCGGGTGAAGGGTACCCCCTTCCGTCCAGTCAAGGCTGTAGCTGTGGACCTGTTCCCGCAGACACCACATTGTGAGATGCTCATCTTATTTGAGAGGGTGGAGCACCCCAATGGCACAGAGACCCTGAAGCCCCAGGACCCTCCAACCCAGCACTCACCAGCACCCTCAGATGAAACCCAGAAGGAAGTCGGGCCATCCTCTTCCTAG
- the TRMT2A gene encoding tRNA (uracil-5-)-methyltransferase homolog A isoform X1 — translation MAELMKRDVDADALGNLWDSGVRWEREWKGPGPMEGCGQDSGSALGISAAPAPHEEKEKEEGAGAAAESGPQPGLYSYIRDDLFTSEIFKLELQNVPRHASFSDVHRFLGRFGLQPHKTKLFGQPPCAFVTFRSAAERDKALRVLHGALWKGRPLSVRLARPKADPMARKRQREDESEPPATCVADVVTPLWTVPYAEQLDRKRLDCEQVLQKLAKEIGSTNRALLPWLLSQRHKHNKACCPLEGVRPSPQQTEYRNKCEFLVGVGVDGEDNTVGCRLGKYKDGTCAVAAPFDTMHIPEATKQVVKAFQEFIRSTPYSAYNPETYSGHWKQLTVRTSRRGQAMAIAYFHPQKLNAEELAGLKASLAQHFVAGPGKASGVTCLYFMKEGQRKTPSQEGLPLEHVAGDRYIHEDLLGLTFQISPHAFFQVNTPAAEVLYTIIQDWAQLDAESTVLDVCCGTGTIGLALARKVKKVVGIELCQEAVEDARVNAHNNELSNVEFHCGRAEDLVPALVSKLASQQLVAILDPPRAGLHSKVILAVRRAENLKQLLYVSCNPRAAMGNFVDLCRAPSNRVKGTPFRPVKAVAVDLFPQTPHCEMLILFERVEHPNGTETLKPQDPPTQHSPAPSDETQKEVGPSSS, via the exons ATGGCAGAACTCATGAAAAGGGATGTAGATGCGGACGCTCTGGGGAACCTCTGGGATTCTGGGGTGAGATGGGAGAGGGAGTGGAAG GGCCCGGGGCCAATGGAGGGCTGCGGCCAGGACAGCGGCAGTGCTCTGGGCATttctgcagccccagccccccacgaagagaaggaaaaggaagagggggcTGGGGCAGCCGCAGAGTCAGGGCCTCAGCCTGGGCTCTACAGCTACATCAGGGACGACTTGTTCACTTCGGAGATCTTCAAGTTGGAGTTGCAAAACGTGCCACGTCATGCCAGCTTCAGTGATGTCCATCGCTTTCTGGGCCGCTTTGGCCTACAACCCCATAAGACCAAACTTTTTGGCCAACCTCCTTGTGCATTTGTGACATTCCGCAGCGCTGCTGAGCGAGACAAGGCCTTGCGTGTGCTGCACGGTGCCCTCTGGAAAGGCCGCCCTCTCAGTGTGCGCCTGGCCAGGCCCAAGGCTGATCCCATGGCCAGAAAGAGGCAGCGTGAGGATGAGAGTGAGCCTCCAGCCACATGCGTGGCCGATGTAGTGACCCCTCTTTGGACTGTGCCGTATGCTGAGCAGCTTGATCGGAAGCGGCTAGACTGTGAACAGGTGCTGCAGAAACTTGCCAA GGAAATTGGGAGCACCAACCGTGCACTGCTGCCCTGGCTGCTCTCACAGAGGCACAAACACAACAAAGCCTGCTGCCCACTGGAGGGAGTCAGGCCGTCACCCCAGCAG ACCGAGTATCGTAACAAGTGTGAGTTTCTGGTGGGTGTCGGTGTGGATGGGGAAGACAACACTGTCGGCTGCCGGCTAGGAAAGTACAAGGACGGAACATGTGCTGTGGCAGCCCCCTTTGACACCATGCACATCCCTGAGGCCACCAAGCAGGTGGTGAAGgccttccaggaatttatccg GTCTACTCCGTACTCAGCATACAACCCAGAGACATACTCAGGCCACTGGAAGCAGCTGACTGTGCGTACCAGCCGCCGCGGGCAAGCCATGGCCATTGCCTACTTCCACCCTCAG AAACTGAATGCTGAGGAGCTGGCAGGACTAAAGGCTTCCTTGGCACAGCACTTTGTAGCAGGGCCAGGCAAGGCCAGTGGGGTGACCTGCCTCTACTTCATGAAGGAGGGACAGCG AAAGACTCCCAGCCAGGAGGGCCTGCCCCTAGAGCATGTGGCTGGGGACCGGTACATCCACGAAGACCTGCTGGGGTTGACCTTCCAAATCTCCCCTCATGCCTTCTTCCAG GTGAACACCCCAGCTGCTGAGGTGCTGTACACCATCATCCAGGATTGGGCCCAGCTGGACGCAGAGAGCACAGTGCTGGATGTGTGCTGCGGCACTGGCACCATTGGCCTGGCCCTAGCCCGG AAAGTGAAGAAAGTCGTAGGGATTGAGCTGTGCCAGGAGGCTGTGGAGGATGCCCGGGTGAACGCCCACAACAATG AGCTGAGCAATGTAGAGTTTCACTGTGGGAGAGCAGAGGACCTGGTGCCTGCCCTGGTGAGCAAACTGGCCTCTCAGCAGCTTGTTGCCATCCTGGACCCACCCCGTGCTGGCCTCC ATTCCAAAGTGATTCTAGCTGTCCGCAGAGCTGAGAACCTCAAGCAGCTGCTATATGTCTCCTGCAACCCTCGGGCAGCTATGGGCAACTTTGTGGA CCTCTGCAGAGCCCCATCTAACCGGGTGAAGGGTACCCCCTTCCGTCCAGTCAAGGCTGTAGCTGTGGACCTGTTCCCGCAGACACCACATTGTGAGATGCTCATCTTATTTGAGAGGGTGGAGCACCCCAATGGCACAGAGACCCTGAAGCCCCAGGACCCTCCAACCCAGCACTCACCAGCACCCTCAGATGAAACCCAGAAGGAAGTCGGGCCATCCTCTTCCTAG
- the TRMT2A gene encoding tRNA (uracil-5-)-methyltransferase homolog A isoform X6 gives MAELMKRDVDADALGNLWDSGVRWEREWKGPGPMEGCGQDSGSALGISAAPAPHEEKEKEEGAGAAAESGPQPGLYSYIRDDLFTSEIFKLELQNVPRHASFSDVHRFLGRFGLQPHKTKLFGQPPCAFVTFRSAAERDKALRVLHGALWKGRPLSVRLARPKADPMARKRQREDESEPPATCVADVVTPLWTVPYAEQLDRKRLDCEQVLQKLAKEIGSTNRALLPWLLSQRHKHNKACCPLEGVRPSPQQTEYRNKCEFLVGVGVDGEDNTVGCRLGKYKDGTCAVAAPFDTMHIPEATKQVVKAFQEFIRSTPYSAYNPETYSGHWKQLTVRTSRRGQAMAIAYFHPQKLNAEELAGLKASLAQHFVAGPGKASGVTCLYFMKEGQRKTPSQEGLPLEHVAGDRYIHEDLLGLTFQISPHAFFQVNTPAAEVLYTIIQDWAQLDAESTVLDVCCGTGTIGLALARKVKKVVGIELCQEAVEDARVNAHNNELSNVEFHCGRAEDLVPALVSKLASQQLVAILDPPRAGLHSKVILAVRRAENLKQLLYVSCNPRAAMGNFVEHHIVRCSSYLRGWSTPMAQRP, from the exons ATGGCAGAACTCATGAAAAGGGATGTAGATGCGGACGCTCTGGGGAACCTCTGGGATTCTGGGGTGAGATGGGAGAGGGAGTGGAAG GGCCCGGGGCCAATGGAGGGCTGCGGCCAGGACAGCGGCAGTGCTCTGGGCATttctgcagccccagccccccacgaagagaaggaaaaggaagagggggcTGGGGCAGCCGCAGAGTCAGGGCCTCAGCCTGGGCTCTACAGCTACATCAGGGACGACTTGTTCACTTCGGAGATCTTCAAGTTGGAGTTGCAAAACGTGCCACGTCATGCCAGCTTCAGTGATGTCCATCGCTTTCTGGGCCGCTTTGGCCTACAACCCCATAAGACCAAACTTTTTGGCCAACCTCCTTGTGCATTTGTGACATTCCGCAGCGCTGCTGAGCGAGACAAGGCCTTGCGTGTGCTGCACGGTGCCCTCTGGAAAGGCCGCCCTCTCAGTGTGCGCCTGGCCAGGCCCAAGGCTGATCCCATGGCCAGAAAGAGGCAGCGTGAGGATGAGAGTGAGCCTCCAGCCACATGCGTGGCCGATGTAGTGACCCCTCTTTGGACTGTGCCGTATGCTGAGCAGCTTGATCGGAAGCGGCTAGACTGTGAACAGGTGCTGCAGAAACTTGCCAA GGAAATTGGGAGCACCAACCGTGCACTGCTGCCCTGGCTGCTCTCACAGAGGCACAAACACAACAAAGCCTGCTGCCCACTGGAGGGAGTCAGGCCGTCACCCCAGCAG ACCGAGTATCGTAACAAGTGTGAGTTTCTGGTGGGTGTCGGTGTGGATGGGGAAGACAACACTGTCGGCTGCCGGCTAGGAAAGTACAAGGACGGAACATGTGCTGTGGCAGCCCCCTTTGACACCATGCACATCCCTGAGGCCACCAAGCAGGTGGTGAAGgccttccaggaatttatccg GTCTACTCCGTACTCAGCATACAACCCAGAGACATACTCAGGCCACTGGAAGCAGCTGACTGTGCGTACCAGCCGCCGCGGGCAAGCCATGGCCATTGCCTACTTCCACCCTCAG AAACTGAATGCTGAGGAGCTGGCAGGACTAAAGGCTTCCTTGGCACAGCACTTTGTAGCAGGGCCAGGCAAGGCCAGTGGGGTGACCTGCCTCTACTTCATGAAGGAGGGACAGCG AAAGACTCCCAGCCAGGAGGGCCTGCCCCTAGAGCATGTGGCTGGGGACCGGTACATCCACGAAGACCTGCTGGGGTTGACCTTCCAAATCTCCCCTCATGCCTTCTTCCAG GTGAACACCCCAGCTGCTGAGGTGCTGTACACCATCATCCAGGATTGGGCCCAGCTGGACGCAGAGAGCACAGTGCTGGATGTGTGCTGCGGCACTGGCACCATTGGCCTGGCCCTAGCCCGG AAAGTGAAGAAAGTCGTAGGGATTGAGCTGTGCCAGGAGGCTGTGGAGGATGCCCGGGTGAACGCCCACAACAATG AGCTGAGCAATGTAGAGTTTCACTGTGGGAGAGCAGAGGACCTGGTGCCTGCCCTGGTGAGCAAACTGGCCTCTCAGCAGCTTGTTGCCATCCTGGACCCACCCCGTGCTGGCCTCC ATTCCAAAGTGATTCTAGCTGTCCGCAGAGCTGAGAACCTCAAGCAGCTGCTATATGTCTCCTGCAACCCTCGGGCAGCTATGGGCAACTTTGTGGA ACACCACATTGTGAGATGCTCATCTTATTTGAGAGGGTGGAGCACCCCAATGGCACAGAGACCCTGA
- the TRMT2A gene encoding tRNA (uracil-5-)-methyltransferase homolog A isoform X2 — MAELMKRDVDADALGNLWDSGGPGPMEGCGQDSGSALGISAAPAPHEEKEKEEGAGAAAESGPQPGLYSYIRDDLFTSEIFKLELQNVPRHASFSDVHRFLGRFGLQPHKTKLFGQPPCAFVTFRSAAERDKALRVLHGALWKGRPLSVRLARPKADPMARKRQREDESEPPATCVADVVTPLWTVPYAEQLDRKRLDCEQVLQKLAKEIGSTNRALLPWLLSQRHKHNKACCPLEGVRPSPQQTEYRNKCEFLVGVGVDGEDNTVGCRLGKYKDGTCAVAAPFDTMHIPEATKQVVKAFQEFIRSTPYSAYNPETYSGHWKQLTVRTSRRGQAMAIAYFHPQKLNAEELAGLKASLAQHFVAGPGKASGVTCLYFMKEGQRKTPSQEGLPLEHVAGDRYIHEDLLGLTFQISPHAFFQVNTPAAEVLYTIIQDWAQLDAESTVLDVCCGTGTIGLALARKVKKVVGIELCQEAVEDARVNAHNNELSNVEFHCGRAEDLVPALVSKLASQQLVAILDPPRAGLHSKVILAVRRAENLKQLLYVSCNPRAAMGNFVDLCRAPSNRVKGTPFRPVKAVAVDLFPQTPHCEMLILFERVEHPNGTETLKPQDPPTQHSPAPSDETQKEVGPSSS, encoded by the exons ATGGCAGAACTCATGAAAAGGGATGTAGATGCGGACGCTCTGGGGAACCTCTGGGATTCTGGG GGCCCGGGGCCAATGGAGGGCTGCGGCCAGGACAGCGGCAGTGCTCTGGGCATttctgcagccccagccccccacgaagagaaggaaaaggaagagggggcTGGGGCAGCCGCAGAGTCAGGGCCTCAGCCTGGGCTCTACAGCTACATCAGGGACGACTTGTTCACTTCGGAGATCTTCAAGTTGGAGTTGCAAAACGTGCCACGTCATGCCAGCTTCAGTGATGTCCATCGCTTTCTGGGCCGCTTTGGCCTACAACCCCATAAGACCAAACTTTTTGGCCAACCTCCTTGTGCATTTGTGACATTCCGCAGCGCTGCTGAGCGAGACAAGGCCTTGCGTGTGCTGCACGGTGCCCTCTGGAAAGGCCGCCCTCTCAGTGTGCGCCTGGCCAGGCCCAAGGCTGATCCCATGGCCAGAAAGAGGCAGCGTGAGGATGAGAGTGAGCCTCCAGCCACATGCGTGGCCGATGTAGTGACCCCTCTTTGGACTGTGCCGTATGCTGAGCAGCTTGATCGGAAGCGGCTAGACTGTGAACAGGTGCTGCAGAAACTTGCCAA GGAAATTGGGAGCACCAACCGTGCACTGCTGCCCTGGCTGCTCTCACAGAGGCACAAACACAACAAAGCCTGCTGCCCACTGGAGGGAGTCAGGCCGTCACCCCAGCAG ACCGAGTATCGTAACAAGTGTGAGTTTCTGGTGGGTGTCGGTGTGGATGGGGAAGACAACACTGTCGGCTGCCGGCTAGGAAAGTACAAGGACGGAACATGTGCTGTGGCAGCCCCCTTTGACACCATGCACATCCCTGAGGCCACCAAGCAGGTGGTGAAGgccttccaggaatttatccg GTCTACTCCGTACTCAGCATACAACCCAGAGACATACTCAGGCCACTGGAAGCAGCTGACTGTGCGTACCAGCCGCCGCGGGCAAGCCATGGCCATTGCCTACTTCCACCCTCAG AAACTGAATGCTGAGGAGCTGGCAGGACTAAAGGCTTCCTTGGCACAGCACTTTGTAGCAGGGCCAGGCAAGGCCAGTGGGGTGACCTGCCTCTACTTCATGAAGGAGGGACAGCG AAAGACTCCCAGCCAGGAGGGCCTGCCCCTAGAGCATGTGGCTGGGGACCGGTACATCCACGAAGACCTGCTGGGGTTGACCTTCCAAATCTCCCCTCATGCCTTCTTCCAG GTGAACACCCCAGCTGCTGAGGTGCTGTACACCATCATCCAGGATTGGGCCCAGCTGGACGCAGAGAGCACAGTGCTGGATGTGTGCTGCGGCACTGGCACCATTGGCCTGGCCCTAGCCCGG AAAGTGAAGAAAGTCGTAGGGATTGAGCTGTGCCAGGAGGCTGTGGAGGATGCCCGGGTGAACGCCCACAACAATG AGCTGAGCAATGTAGAGTTTCACTGTGGGAGAGCAGAGGACCTGGTGCCTGCCCTGGTGAGCAAACTGGCCTCTCAGCAGCTTGTTGCCATCCTGGACCCACCCCGTGCTGGCCTCC ATTCCAAAGTGATTCTAGCTGTCCGCAGAGCTGAGAACCTCAAGCAGCTGCTATATGTCTCCTGCAACCCTCGGGCAGCTATGGGCAACTTTGTGGA CCTCTGCAGAGCCCCATCTAACCGGGTGAAGGGTACCCCCTTCCGTCCAGTCAAGGCTGTAGCTGTGGACCTGTTCCCGCAGACACCACATTGTGAGATGCTCATCTTATTTGAGAGGGTGGAGCACCCCAATGGCACAGAGACCCTGAAGCCCCAGGACCCTCCAACCCAGCACTCACCAGCACCCTCAGATGAAACCCAGAAGGAAGTCGGGCCATCCTCTTCCTAG